One Phycisphaerae bacterium RAS2 DNA window includes the following coding sequences:
- a CDS encoding MOSC domain protein: protein MSVQSVGQVLAIALRDADKSVMHEVANATAVENGGLVGDPPSSPDRGVTLLAAGQWKLVTDQLGASLPWWTRRANVLVESDSLAHLIGRRVQLGNVELQVIAETRPCGLMDKLHNGLRAALTPDVRAGVYGRVVKAGSFRVGDSVTLV from the coding sequence ATGTCAGTGCAATCGGTCGGTCAAGTCCTCGCGATCGCCCTTCGGGACGCTGATAAGTCCGTCATGCACGAAGTCGCTAACGCTACGGCCGTCGAGAACGGCGGCCTCGTGGGAGACCCGCCGTCCAGCCCGGACCGCGGCGTGACGCTCCTTGCTGCTGGTCAATGGAAGCTGGTGACCGATCAACTTGGTGCGAGCCTGCCCTGGTGGACGCGGCGGGCCAATGTGTTGGTGGAATCGGATTCACTCGCGCACCTGATCGGCCGGCGCGTTCAGCTTGGCAACGTGGAATTGCAGGTCATCGCCGAGACGCGTCCGTGCGGCCTGATGGACAAGCTGCACAACGGCTTGCGTGCGGCGCTCACACCGGACGTGCGAGCCGGCGTCTATGGCCGCGTGGTCAAGGCGGGATCGTTCCGAGTCGGTGATTCCGTAACGCTCGTCTGA
- a CDS encoding DinB family protein: MTVESFAPLFEYSDFANAALLDASKGLSDAQLDTSFDMGMGTLRKTLKHILDGEAVWLARWKGEAETPWPPYETAMSVAELRDAFAATSRARGAFVAKLKDADLARVITYRDSKGSLFSATLGDMLIQGFVHSTHHRAQAVNMLRRLGAGLVELDYMTRVRKAVT, from the coding sequence ATGACCGTCGAATCGTTTGCCCCGCTGTTTGAATACTCCGACTTCGCCAACGCCGCGCTATTGGATGCGAGCAAGGGTTTGAGCGATGCGCAGCTCGACACCTCGTTCGATATGGGCATGGGCACACTGCGAAAGACTCTGAAGCATATTCTCGATGGCGAAGCTGTGTGGTTGGCACGGTGGAAGGGGGAGGCCGAGACACCGTGGCCGCCATATGAAACGGCAATGTCTGTTGCGGAGTTGCGCGATGCCTTCGCAGCGACGAGTCGGGCACGTGGCGCATTCGTGGCGAAACTGAAGGACGCCGATCTGGCTCGGGTCATCACCTATCGCGACTCGAAGGGCAGCCTCTTCTCCGCGACGCTCGGCGACATGCTGATCCAGGGCTTCGTGCACTCAACGCACCATCGGGCGCAGGCCGTCAACATGCTCCGCCGCCTCGGCGCGGGCCTGGTGGAGCTGGATTACATGACGCGCGTGCGCAAGGCCGTTACGTGA
- a CDS encoding Tetratricopeptide repeat protein, producing the protein MKTRWIIPGSLAAFALITTALWAWLSLTHKQVTLERVALDELDEIRAARPTTSVIAANAGTKRKPPALQSSKRRREPLARSPSLPPVNWQALGERVDEQSVRLRLRAGDSSFARSAVGWAHLDADRPHAALAEFDRVLKRSENDPAALKGRAEALARLQRFDEAISPLQRAAQLQPNDADARYNFGALLYRLSRFTEASEQFREVVALRPGDARAWFNLAGLAQRDGRLTEARDAWERFTSLQPDVADGWFNLGLVRFDLDDPIGALFDFSCAAALAPNDQGIRINIAAAWETLGDPHAAIEILHDFHSLHPCDPFVETAYSDLQASLLQTSLITGTGGEASAEEIDQQHDRTAALPSDEARP; encoded by the coding sequence GTGAAAACGCGCTGGATCATTCCCGGTTCGCTCGCGGCGTTTGCGCTCATCACCACGGCGCTGTGGGCGTGGCTCTCGTTGACCCACAAGCAGGTGACGCTCGAACGGGTCGCGTTGGACGAGCTGGATGAGATTCGCGCAGCAAGGCCCACCACTTCAGTGATTGCGGCAAATGCTGGTACAAAGAGAAAGCCGCCGGCACTCCAAAGTTCGAAACGCCGTCGGGAACCCCTCGCTCGTTCGCCCTCGCTACCTCCAGTTAATTGGCAAGCACTGGGCGAACGCGTCGACGAACAATCCGTTCGCTTACGGTTGCGGGCGGGCGATTCGTCGTTCGCCCGTTCCGCGGTCGGCTGGGCGCACCTTGACGCCGATCGGCCGCACGCTGCCCTGGCCGAGTTTGATCGCGTGCTCAAACGCAGCGAGAACGATCCCGCCGCGCTCAAGGGCCGCGCTGAAGCACTCGCGCGGCTTCAACGATTCGACGAGGCCATCTCCCCGCTTCAGCGCGCCGCGCAGCTGCAGCCCAACGACGCGGACGCGCGCTACAACTTCGGCGCGCTGCTTTATCGGCTGTCCCGCTTCACGGAGGCGTCCGAGCAATTTCGGGAAGTCGTCGCGCTGCGCCCCGGCGACGCGCGCGCCTGGTTCAATCTCGCCGGCCTTGCCCAGCGCGACGGTCGGCTGACCGAAGCGCGCGACGCGTGGGAGCGATTCACCTCACTCCAGCCGGACGTCGCTGACGGCTGGTTCAATCTCGGCCTCGTGCGATTCGATTTGGACGACCCGATCGGCGCGCTGTTTGACTTTTCCTGCGCCGCCGCACTCGCCCCAAACGACCAAGGCATTCGTATCAATATCGCTGCCGCGTGGGAGACCCTCGGCGACCCGCATGCCGCGATCGAGATTCTGCACGACTTTCATTCATTGCACCCCTGCGACCCATTTGTCGAAACCGCCTACAGCGACCTGCAGGCATCCCTTCTCCAGACTTCCCTCATTACGGGCACGGGCGGCGAAGCATCCGCGGAAGAAATTGATCAACAGCACGACCGGACCGCCGCCCTTCCCAGCGATGAAGCCCGCCCTTAG
- a CDS encoding Methyltransferase domain protein, which translates to MPEFIDLFSHHAALYAKARPHYPPELFEYLTGLCTPRSLAWDVGTGNGQAALGLAAHFERVIATDASAEQLKHAAPHVRVSYHVATAEDPSLVAADGIIQPASVDLVTIAQALHWLEFDAFYSNVRRALRPGGVIAAWCYTLPRVDARIDAVLDAFYHGVTGPYWEPRRRYIDERFATIPFPFAELNPSRDRLPMTMPSMVKSEGAGSPFACRSEWTLAEYLAYIESWSAVQKYRRERGSDPLDSIRDDLSRAWGDLAQRRLVLSPIHLRVGAVNR; encoded by the coding sequence ATGCCCGAATTCATCGACCTGTTCTCCCATCACGCCGCCTTGTATGCGAAGGCGCGGCCGCACTATCCGCCGGAGTTGTTCGAATATCTCACGGGGTTGTGTACCCCGCGGTCGCTCGCATGGGATGTCGGCACGGGCAACGGGCAAGCGGCCCTCGGGCTTGCGGCGCACTTTGAGCGAGTGATCGCCACGGACGCCAGCGCCGAGCAGCTCAAGCACGCAGCGCCGCACGTGCGCGTGAGCTATCACGTCGCCACGGCTGAAGATCCCTCCCTCGTCGCCGCAGACGGAATCATCCAACCGGCCAGCGTCGACCTGGTGACGATCGCGCAGGCGTTGCACTGGTTGGAATTCGACGCATTCTACTCCAACGTGCGTCGCGCGCTGCGGCCCGGCGGTGTCATCGCGGCGTGGTGTTACACACTGCCGCGCGTCGATGCACGCATCGACGCGGTGCTGGACGCGTTCTATCACGGCGTGACCGGGCCGTACTGGGAACCGCGCCGGCGTTACATCGACGAGCGGTTTGCAACGATCCCGTTTCCGTTCGCAGAACTGAATCCGAGCCGCGACCGCCTGCCCATGACGATGCCAAGCATGGTTAAGAGTGAGGGAGCGGGTTCTCCGTTCGCGTGTCGCAGCGAATGGACCCTGGCGGAATATCTGGCGTACATCGAGTCGTGGTCGGCGGTGCAGAAGTACCGCCGCGAGCGCGGGAGCGATCCATTGGATTCGATCCGCGATGATCTGTCGCGCGCGTGGGGCGACCTGGCGCAGCGGCGCTTGGTTCTCTCGCCGATTCACTTGCGCGTGGGAGCAGTGAATAGATGA
- the ndk gene encoding Nucleoside diphosphate kinase: protein MEKTLIILKPDSIQRGLAGRIITRFEEKGLQIAAMKAMKVSKDLAEKHYAVHKGKPFYDRLVQYITSSPVIVIVLQGVNAITISRKMMGATFGSKAEPGTIRGDFGVSNSFNLIHGSDSPEAAAFEIGLYFKPEDLLTYERAAEKWIYDVSGGAPE, encoded by the coding sequence GTGGAGAAAACACTTATCATCCTCAAGCCCGACTCGATCCAGCGCGGGCTTGCAGGCCGGATCATCACGCGATTCGAGGAAAAGGGCCTGCAAATCGCCGCCATGAAGGCGATGAAGGTCTCGAAAGACCTGGCCGAGAAGCATTACGCCGTTCACAAAGGCAAGCCATTCTACGATCGGCTGGTGCAGTACATCACCAGCAGCCCGGTGATTGTCATCGTGCTGCAGGGTGTGAATGCCATCACGATCAGTCGCAAGATGATGGGTGCGACATTTGGTTCGAAGGCCGAGCCGGGGACGATTCGCGGCGACTTCGGTGTCTCGAACAGTTTCAATCTGATTCACGGGTCGGATTCACCGGAAGCGGCGGCGTTTGAGATCGGACTGTATTTCAAACCCGAAGACCTGCTGACCTACGAGCGCGCGGCGGAGAAGTGGATTTACGACGTATCGGGCGGCGCGCCGGAGTAA
- the luxQ_2 gene encoding Autoinducer 2 sensor kinase/phosphatase LuxQ, giving the protein MSGPLTVPAKNRELQHRADELLAEYLRQTYAQTDRLFIVLMVLQYVASIVLAFWVTPYTWDGTNSHLHPHVLAALTLGTLVVVPPVWLAITRPGETLTRHMIAAAQLIQSGLLIQFTGGRIETHFHVFGSLAFLAFYRDWRVILTASIVTAMDHVIRGFWWPYSVYGTTVAASWRSLEHAWWVLFADVFSIRLCLRSVRNLAQTALSTAQLEHAHGELQKLLEVRTDQLARSENTIRDIWQQAADGLVLVDASNRIVHVNPAGLRILGYEYEQLVGKSLAVILGESEAQRITLLIRSLEESSVQRAFPVIEVAMVRKDLSSFDADISGGPIHVGDSPMLVLTMRDITRRKETERATAEQARQLKQLNDELKAAQQQADAANRAKSEFLANMSHEIRTPMTAILGFADELTQADHSPEEQKDTIQTIRRNGEHLLAVINDILDLSKIEQDSLPIERARHSPVELLSEVTSMLRVRFDAKGLSLDAEFVGEIPETIDTDAMRLRQILINLIGNAMKFTDSGGVRVVTQWQRTPDNFIQFDIIDSGIGMSEQQIRELFKPFTQADASIARRFGGTGLGLYIARKLANLLGGDVHVAYSTPGAGTCIRAYVQCGSLEGVPIRSGHELCVKVVRPTPEEASTATVKLDCSILLAEDGEDNQRLIRHILERTGATVTVVEDGKAAVHSALTAKHLGKPFDVILMDMQMPLMDGASAVRHLRRQEYTGPIIALTAHVMTGERERCVAAGCDDYVSKPIHRPSLFKSIRKALNRNAAPASAAAACS; this is encoded by the coding sequence ATGAGCGGCCCCCTCACCGTCCCCGCGAAGAACCGCGAGCTTCAGCACCGCGCCGATGAATTGCTCGCAGAGTACCTGCGCCAAACCTACGCCCAGACCGACCGGCTCTTCATCGTGCTGATGGTTCTTCAGTACGTCGCAAGCATCGTCCTCGCCTTCTGGGTGACGCCCTACACGTGGGACGGAACCAACAGCCACCTGCATCCTCATGTCCTGGCGGCGCTGACCCTGGGGACGCTGGTGGTGGTGCCGCCGGTATGGCTGGCAATCACGCGACCGGGCGAGACCCTGACGCGCCACATGATCGCCGCGGCCCAGCTGATTCAATCCGGCCTGCTCATTCAGTTCACCGGCGGACGCATCGAAACGCACTTTCACGTGTTCGGCTCGCTGGCGTTTCTGGCGTTCTATCGCGACTGGCGCGTGATCCTGACCGCCTCGATTGTGACGGCGATGGATCACGTCATCCGAGGATTCTGGTGGCCCTACTCGGTCTATGGCACGACGGTGGCCGCCTCCTGGCGGTCGCTTGAACATGCATGGTGGGTGCTGTTTGCCGATGTGTTCTCGATCCGCTTGTGTCTGCGCAGCGTTCGGAACCTGGCGCAGACCGCCTTGAGTACGGCCCAGCTGGAACACGCTCACGGCGAATTGCAGAAGCTGCTGGAAGTGCGGACCGATCAGCTCGCCAGAAGCGAGAACACGATTCGAGACATCTGGCAGCAGGCGGCCGACGGACTGGTTCTCGTCGACGCGTCCAACCGCATCGTCCACGTCAATCCGGCCGGGCTGCGCATTCTGGGATACGAGTACGAACAATTGGTCGGGAAGTCGCTCGCCGTGATCCTTGGGGAGTCCGAAGCGCAGCGCATCACCCTGCTCATCCGCTCGCTGGAAGAATCGAGCGTTCAACGGGCCTTCCCGGTCATCGAAGTCGCGATGGTTCGCAAGGATCTGTCGAGTTTTGACGCCGACATCAGCGGCGGGCCGATTCACGTCGGCGATTCTCCCATGCTCGTTCTGACAATGCGCGACATCACGCGGCGCAAGGAAACCGAACGGGCCACGGCTGAACAGGCGCGACAGTTGAAGCAACTGAATGATGAACTGAAAGCGGCGCAGCAGCAGGCCGACGCCGCCAATCGCGCGAAATCCGAGTTTCTCGCCAACATGAGCCATGAAATCCGCACACCGATGACGGCCATCCTCGGCTTCGCGGACGAACTGACTCAAGCCGATCATTCCCCGGAGGAACAAAAGGACACGATTCAGACCATACGCCGAAACGGCGAACACCTGCTCGCCGTGATCAATGACATTCTCGACTTGTCAAAGATCGAGCAGGACAGCCTCCCCATCGAGCGCGCCCGCCACAGCCCGGTGGAGCTGTTGAGCGAAGTGACCTCGATGCTGCGCGTGCGGTTCGACGCGAAGGGCCTTTCGCTCGACGCCGAATTCGTCGGGGAAATACCCGAGACGATCGACACCGATGCCATGCGTCTGCGGCAGATTCTCATCAACCTGATCGGCAACGCGATGAAGTTCACGGATTCCGGCGGAGTGCGCGTCGTCACGCAATGGCAGCGCACGCCGGACAATTTCATCCAGTTCGACATCATCGATTCGGGCATTGGAATGTCCGAGCAGCAGATTCGCGAGTTGTTCAAGCCCTTTACTCAGGCCGACGCCTCCATCGCTCGTCGATTCGGCGGAACGGGACTGGGTCTGTACATCGCGCGCAAATTGGCGAACCTGCTGGGGGGCGATGTGCATGTCGCCTACAGCACGCCCGGCGCGGGAACCTGCATTCGGGCCTATGTGCAATGCGGCTCGCTCGAAGGCGTCCCGATTCGGTCAGGTCACGAGCTTTGTGTCAAAGTGGTCAGGCCCACCCCCGAAGAAGCATCGACCGCCACGGTGAAACTCGATTGCAGCATCCTTCTTGCGGAGGATGGTGAAGACAACCAGCGACTCATCCGCCACATCCTCGAACGGACCGGCGCGACCGTCACCGTCGTCGAAGACGGCAAGGCCGCCGTCCACAGCGCGCTGACCGCCAAGCACCTCGGCAAGCCGTTCGACGTGATTCTCATGGACATGCAGATGCCGCTCATGGACGGCGCGTCCGCCGTGCGCCACCTTCGCCGCCAGGAATACACCGGCCCCATCATCGCCCTCACGGCCCACGTTATGACCGGTGAACGTGAGCGTTGCGTGGCGGCCGGCTGCGACGACTATGTCTCCAAGCCGATCCACCGGCCGTCGCTCTTCAAGTCGATTCGCAAGGCCCTGAATCGGAATGCTGCGCCGGCTTCAGCGGCCGCCGCTTGTTCCTGA
- the afsK_1 gene encoding Serine/threonine-protein kinase AfsK yields the protein MFRLVQPALFVLVFAAFLQPVAQAGEKNAARWPQFRGPQASGVGEGQTTPITWDVAKGTNIAWKTPITGLGYSSPVIWDDQLFITTAVNTELDKVEVKVGLYGNIESLDEPESHSFRVLCLDRRTGKVLWDKEACKGVPKVKRHAKSSHANSTPATDGKHLVAFFGSEGLYCYDMQGKLLWKKDLGLLDSGFYMVPDAQWGFASSPIIHDGRVIVQCDVQKNSFLAALDIKTGDEVWITPRNEVPTWSTPTVDTSDGRTQVIVNGFKHIGGYDFTTGKELWRLRGGGDIPVPTPVVSKGLVYITNAHGSMAPVYAIKTAASGRIRLATSDAKDKNVAWWSDRTGIYMQTPIVHDGLLYCCRDNGVLTCYDAKTGEQKYRERLESGTGFTASAVAAEDLLYFTSEEGEVFVVRAGKTFEKLAKNDLGEVCMATPAIAGDTLFFRTNGHVFAVREK from the coding sequence ATGTTCCGACTCGTTCAACCCGCCTTGTTCGTGCTGGTGTTCGCCGCGTTCTTGCAGCCGGTGGCACAGGCCGGAGAGAAGAACGCCGCGCGGTGGCCGCAGTTTCGCGGGCCGCAGGCGAGCGGCGTGGGCGAAGGGCAGACGACGCCGATCACCTGGGACGTGGCCAAGGGGACCAACATCGCATGGAAGACGCCGATCACCGGGCTGGGTTACTCCTCGCCGGTCATCTGGGACGACCAACTGTTCATCACGACGGCCGTCAACACCGAGCTGGACAAGGTCGAGGTAAAGGTCGGGCTGTATGGCAATATTGAATCGCTGGACGAGCCGGAATCGCACAGCTTCCGCGTGCTGTGCCTGGATCGCAGGACCGGCAAGGTGCTCTGGGACAAGGAAGCGTGCAAGGGCGTTCCCAAGGTCAAGCGCCACGCCAAGAGCAGCCACGCGAACTCAACGCCGGCGACCGACGGCAAGCATCTCGTCGCGTTCTTCGGCAGCGAGGGGCTGTATTGCTATGACATGCAGGGCAAGCTGCTCTGGAAGAAGGACCTGGGCCTCCTCGACTCGGGCTTTTACATGGTGCCCGACGCGCAATGGGGCTTCGCCAGCTCGCCGATCATCCACGACGGCCGCGTGATTGTGCAGTGCGACGTGCAGAAGAACTCATTCCTCGCGGCGCTGGATATCAAGACGGGCGACGAGGTGTGGATCACGCCGCGGAACGAAGTGCCGACCTGGAGCACACCGACCGTGGACACGAGCGACGGCCGCACGCAAGTCATCGTGAACGGCTTCAAGCACATCGGTGGGTACGATTTCACGACGGGCAAGGAGCTTTGGCGGCTTCGCGGCGGCGGGGATATCCCCGTGCCGACTCCGGTGGTGTCGAAGGGGCTGGTGTACATCACCAATGCGCACGGAAGCATGGCGCCGGTTTATGCGATCAAGACAGCCGCCTCGGGGCGTATTCGGCTGGCCACGTCGGATGCCAAGGACAAGAACGTCGCGTGGTGGAGCGACCGCACGGGGATCTACATGCAAACACCCATTGTTCATGACGGGCTGCTCTACTGCTGCCGAGACAATGGCGTGCTGACGTGCTACGACGCCAAGACGGGCGAGCAGAAATACCGCGAGCGACTGGAAAGCGGCACCGGGTTCACGGCCTCGGCTGTCGCGGCGGAAGACCTGCTTTACTTCACGAGCGAAGAGGGCGAAGTGTTTGTCGTGCGCGCTGGTAAGACCTTCGAGAAACTCGCGAAGAATGACCTGGGCGAAGTCTGCATGGCGACGCCGGCCATCGCTGGCGATACGCTGTTTTTCCGCACGAACGGGCATGTCTTCGCCGTCCGCGAGAAATGA
- a CDS encoding DinB family protein — MSLGTFRELFAYNDWAWDAVAGPAAELPADKLDQVFDMGPGTIRKTLHHIWGAEKVWLDRWREGGKPPFAEFDPATSISGLTTLRRETCAQRESFLATLTDSDLPREITFTTIRDNTTYTLPLAPLMLHVCHHGVHHRAQVLNMLKRVGATIPPRGIDYLFMKMKALKADPAETDRPRLSLLMIRELFDNGDWAQQRVLAVACKLPATALDREFDMGLKTIRATLLHVLYAESWWLENWIGKTKPEFKEFDASLAMEDLPRRHTEHAAARNAFLCSLSDGDLNRMVHTQPAPGKEFVFPLGPSMLQLWHHGAHHRAQLVNMLRHVGVALPEVDVIKWLLEKRVAGEGGRA, encoded by the coding sequence GTGTCACTGGGAACATTCCGCGAGTTGTTCGCGTACAACGATTGGGCGTGGGACGCTGTCGCGGGGCCGGCGGCGGAATTGCCGGCCGACAAACTCGATCAGGTCTTCGACATGGGGCCGGGCACGATCCGCAAGACGCTCCATCACATCTGGGGTGCGGAGAAAGTCTGGCTCGACCGCTGGCGGGAGGGGGGCAAGCCGCCGTTTGCCGAGTTTGACCCGGCGACGTCGATCAGTGGACTCACGACGCTGCGCCGCGAGACGTGCGCCCAGCGTGAGTCGTTTCTGGCGACGCTCACCGACTCCGACCTGCCGCGCGAGATCACGTTTACCACGATCCGCGACAACACGACGTACACCCTCCCGCTCGCGCCGCTCATGCTGCACGTGTGTCATCACGGCGTGCACCATCGGGCGCAGGTGCTGAACATGCTCAAGCGGGTCGGCGCGACGATCCCTCCGCGCGGCATCGATTACCTTTTCATGAAAATGAAGGCCCTCAAGGCGGACCCGGCCGAGACCGATCGGCCGCGCTTGAGCCTTCTCATGATCCGCGAATTGTTCGACAACGGCGACTGGGCGCAGCAGCGCGTGCTCGCGGTGGCCTGCAAACTCCCTGCGACGGCGCTGGACCGCGAATTTGACATGGGTCTGAAGACGATCCGCGCGACGCTGCTGCATGTGCTCTACGCCGAGTCATGGTGGCTGGAGAATTGGATCGGAAAGACGAAGCCCGAGTTCAAGGAGTTCGACGCGAGCCTTGCCATGGAAGACCTGCCGCGCCGGCACACCGAACACGCGGCCGCACGAAATGCGTTCCTGTGTTCGCTTAGCGACGGCGATTTGAATCGCATGGTCCACACGCAGCCCGCACCGGGCAAGGAATTCGTCTTCCCGCTGGGGCCGTCGATGCTGCAATTGTGGCACCACGGGGCGCACCATCGGGCGCAGCTGGTGAACATGCTGCGCCACGTCGGCGTAGCGCTGCCGGAGGTGGACGTGATCAAGTGGCTCTTGGAGAAGCGCGTCGCGGGCGAAGGAGGGCGTGCATGA
- a CDS encoding Type II/IV secretion system protein: MSAAAPAPSTREFKGRLLGRILIKMGKVNRTQVHEALGVQKTKRGPLGQILIDLGYITEADLKLALAAQIGMEPINLDAMDVQADVVKLVPNQMANTYRIIPVAYDSASNTLSVAIASPDNFQATDDLQKLLGYNIRPMIASEDQIATGLNRYYPEGSAQSINDLLTEIGGDAELSKFEGRGESIDLEELKELVNTNPVKQLLNLVLLRAIQDHSSDIHFEPFENEYKLRYRIDGVLYEMVPPQRFLAMAIASRIKVMANLDIAERRLPQDGRISLTVAGNPVDLRVAVLPTLFGESVVLRILDRSNVQLDIDRIGMREDDLNVLKQLINRPHGIVINTGPTGSGKTTTLYACLNHLNSPDTKILTAEDPVEYDIDGIIQCQVNVDTGMTFARALRSFLRQDPDVILVGEIRDLETAQIAIQSSLTGHLVFSTLHTNDAPSAVARLLDLGVEPFLITATFEAVVAQRLARRVCKNCKQPYTPTPEQLMELQLRPEDVEGRTFYFGAGCDYCNGTGYRGRVGIFETMVFNEEIRDLVMNNASTGLLREAAQRNGMRTLRESGLLAIYDGVTTIEEVVKETVLTE, from the coding sequence ATGTCCGCTGCCGCACCTGCACCATCGACACGCGAGTTCAAGGGTCGCCTCCTGGGGCGCATCCTCATCAAAATGGGGAAGGTCAATCGCACGCAGGTGCATGAGGCCCTGGGCGTGCAGAAGACCAAGCGCGGCCCGCTCGGCCAGATTCTCATCGACCTGGGCTACATCACCGAGGCCGATCTGAAACTCGCCCTCGCCGCGCAGATCGGCATGGAGCCGATCAACCTCGATGCGATGGACGTGCAGGCCGACGTGGTCAAGCTCGTTCCGAACCAGATGGCCAATACCTATCGCATCATTCCCGTTGCCTACGATTCGGCTTCGAACACATTGAGCGTCGCCATCGCCTCGCCCGACAACTTCCAGGCGACCGACGATCTCCAGAAGCTGCTGGGCTACAACATCCGCCCGATGATCGCGTCGGAAGATCAGATCGCGACCGGGTTGAATCGGTATTACCCCGAAGGCTCGGCCCAGTCGATCAACGACCTGCTCACCGAGATCGGCGGCGACGCGGAGCTGTCCAAGTTCGAGGGTCGCGGCGAATCCATCGACCTGGAAGAGCTGAAAGAGCTGGTCAACACCAACCCGGTCAAGCAGCTGCTCAACCTCGTGCTGCTGCGAGCGATTCAGGACCACTCCAGCGACATCCACTTCGAGCCGTTCGAGAATGAATACAAACTGCGCTATCGAATCGACGGCGTGTTGTACGAGATGGTCCCGCCGCAGCGATTCCTGGCCATGGCCATCGCCAGCCGCATCAAGGTTATGGCGAACCTCGACATTGCCGAGCGCCGCCTGCCGCAGGACGGTCGCATCAGCCTCACCGTCGCCGGCAACCCGGTGGACCTCCGCGTCGCTGTTCTGCCGACCCTGTTCGGCGAGTCGGTCGTGTTGCGTATTCTCGACCGCAGCAACGTGCAGCTCGACATCGACCGCATCGGCATGCGCGAGGACGATCTGAACGTTCTCAAGCAACTCATCAATCGCCCGCACGGCATCGTCATCAACACCGGCCCGACCGGCTCCGGCAAGACGACGACGCTCTACGCATGCCTGAATCACCTGAACTCGCCCGATACCAAGATTCTCACCGCCGAGGACCCGGTCGAATACGACATCGACGGCATCATCCAGTGCCAGGTGAACGTCGACACGGGCATGACGTTCGCCCGCGCCCTGCGCAGCTTTCTGCGACAGGACCCGGACGTGATCCTCGTCGGTGAAATCCGCGACCTGGAGACGGCCCAGATCGCCATTCAATCCTCACTCACGGGCCACCTAGTCTTCTCCACGCTGCACACCAACGACGCGCCGTCGGCCGTTGCCCGCTTGCTCGATCTGGGCGTCGAGCCGTTTCTGATCACCGCGACATTCGAGGCCGTCGTGGCGCAGCGCCTCGCGCGGCGCGTGTGTAAGAACTGCAAGCAGCCCTACACGCCGACGCCCGAGCAGCTCATGGAATTGCAGCTTCGCCCGGAGGACGTCGAGGGTCGCACGTTCTACTTCGGCGCCGGCTGTGACTATTGCAACGGCACCGGCTATCGCGGCCGCGTCGGTATTTTTGAGACGATGGTCTTTAATGAAGAAATCCGCGACTTGGTCATGAACAACGCCTCGACCGGCCTGCTCCGCGAGGCCGCCCAGCGCAACGGCATGCGCACCCTGCGCGAGAGCGGCCTGCTGGCCATTTATGACGGTGTCACGACAATTGAAGAAGTCGTGAAGGAGACGGTGCTGACGGAGTAG
- the sucD_2 gene encoding Succinyl-CoA ligase [ADP-forming] subunit alpha yields MSILVDKNTRVITHGITGKAGAFHTKQCLEYGTKMVGGVTPGKGGTKSEHGLPIFDTVEKAVRETGANCSMIFVPPPGAADSAMEAAAAGVKLIVLITEGIPVQDMIRARKFIDECGARLIGPNCPGIITPGQAKIGIMPGYIHKPAGDSGKAIGLISRSGTLTYEAVWQCTTRNIAQTTCVGIGGDPVKGLNFIELLELFDKDARTDAIIMIGEIGGNDEENAAAYIKKIVKKPVISFIAGRTAPPGRRMGHAGAIISGGQGTADSKIAALKAAGIHVADSPADIGAVAATALGLA; encoded by the coding sequence ATGAGCATCCTGGTCGATAAGAACACACGCGTCATCACACACGGCATCACCGGCAAGGCCGGCGCGTTTCATACCAAGCAGTGCCTCGAATACGGCACCAAGATGGTCGGCGGCGTCACCCCCGGCAAGGGCGGCACCAAGAGCGAGCACGGCCTGCCGATCTTCGACACGGTCGAGAAAGCCGTGCGCGAGACCGGGGCGAACTGCTCGATGATCTTTGTCCCGCCGCCCGGTGCGGCTGACAGCGCGATGGAAGCGGCCGCCGCAGGCGTGAAGCTGATCGTGCTGATCACCGAGGGGATCCCGGTGCAGGACATGATTCGCGCGCGCAAGTTCATCGACGAATGCGGCGCCCGGCTGATCGGCCCCAACTGCCCCGGAATCATCACGCCGGGGCAGGCCAAGATCGGCATCATGCCCGGCTACATCCACAAGCCCGCGGGCGACAGCGGCAAGGCCATCGGCCTGATCTCTCGCAGCGGAACACTGACCTACGAAGCCGTCTGGCAATGCACAACCCGCAACATCGCGCAGACGACGTGCGTCGGCATCGGCGGCGACCCGGTCAAAGGGCTGAATTTCATCGAGCTGCTCGAACTGTTTGACAAGGACGCGCGAACCGACGCGATCATCATGATCGGCGAGATCGGCGGCAACGACGAAGAAAACGCCGCAGCCTATATCAAGAAGATTGTGAAGAAACCCGTGATTTCCTTCATCGCCGGCCGAACCGCCCCGCCCGGCAGACGTATGGGTCATGCCGGCGCGATCATTTCCGGTGGGCAGGGTACGGCCGACTCAAAAATCGCCGCACTGAAGGCCGCAGGCATTCACGTGGCGGATTCACCGGCCGACATCGGCGCGGTCGCCGCGACTGCGCTGGGTCTGGCCTGA